A stretch of Candidatus Margulisiibacteriota bacterium DNA encodes these proteins:
- a CDS encoding DNA gyrase C-terminal beta-propeller domain-containing protein — TEGSSQIVLATIQGKAIRFKEKDVRPMGRSAAGVRGMNLSKGDSVVSMGDIEENSSLLAITENGFGKRCLEKHFRTQKRGGKGIKLIKLRKEDAVTRLLIVKPGDEILIMTKSGTLSRQKTDAISCQGRGASGVRVQRLDEKDKVVDVARVIKQEDIEEQKAEIQEKGDKTKEQKQKEKKKAGKNKGAQKK, encoded by the coding sequence AGACCGAGGGTTCCAGTCAGATAGTGCTTGCCACCATTCAGGGTAAGGCTATCAGGTTCAAAGAAAAGGATGTTAGGCCGATGGGCCGCTCCGCCGCCGGAGTAAGGGGCATGAACCTTTCAAAGGGCGACAGCGTGGTGTCAATGGGGGACATCGAGGAGAACTCAAGCCTTCTTGCCATTACAGAGAACGGGTTCGGGAAAAGATGCCTCGAAAAACACTTCAGGACCCAGAAAAGGGGAGGCAAAGGCATCAAACTGATAAAACTGCGCAAAGAGGATGCAGTTACAAGGCTACTTATTGTTAAGCCCGGGGACGAGATATTGATAATGACAAAGAGCGGGACCTTAAGCCGCCAGAAAACGGATGCAATCTCCTGCCAGGGGAGGGGCGCTAGCGGAGTAAGGGTCCAAAGGCTGGACGAAAAGGATAAGGTGGTTGATGTGGCAAGGGTCATAAAGCAGGAGGATATAGAAGAACAAAAAGCCGAAATTCAGGAAAAAGGCGACAAAACAAAAGAACAAAAACAAAAAGAGAAAAAAAAGGCAGGAAAAAATAAAGGAGCGCAGAAGAAATGA
- a CDS encoding GerMN domain-containing protein — MRKLIYFLLLITAIILLGFWAADRKEEQPGKISVFFPKNGQILPVERALPADKLPEEQALESLLKGPSAQEKAEGFFTEIPSGTRGKVVLNEGGVITIDFSKELGQYGGGTARVQALLSQIVLTFSDIKGIDSVKLLISGKEGPALGSEGFVIEKPLSKRDVQGN, encoded by the coding sequence ATGAGAAAACTCATTTACTTCCTTTTGCTGATAACGGCGATAATTCTGCTGGGCTTTTGGGCAGCCGACAGAAAAGAAGAGCAGCCGGGGAAGATATCGGTGTTTTTTCCTAAGAACGGGCAGATACTTCCTGTTGAACGGGCGCTTCCCGCAGACAAACTCCCCGAAGAGCAGGCGCTTGAAAGCCTCTTGAAGGGGCCCAGCGCGCAGGAAAAGGCGGAAGGCTTTTTTACGGAGATACCGTCCGGGACCAGGGGGAAAGTAGTGTTAAATGAAGGAGGGGTCATTACAATAGATTTTTCCAAAGAACTGGGCCAGTATGGCGGCGGGACCGCCAGGGTCCAGGCGCTTCTTTCACAGATAGTGTTAACCTTTAGCGACATAAAAGGGATAGACAGCGTCAAGCTTTTGATCTCCGGGAAAGAAGGTCCTGCTCTTGGCAGCGAGGGATTTGTAATTGAAAAACCGCTTTCAAAAAGGGATGTCCAGGGCAATTAG
- a CDS encoding VanZ family protein: MALIFYLSSAPPPQAARLAPQLLDIKFTHIVEYFVLASLIYYAMANTAEIPFKWKAAYTVMLTYVYGLTDELHQAFVQGRGASLIDPFTNLAAACLAVGAVYYFKKRAESEKP, translated from the coding sequence ATGGCGCTAATATTTTATCTGTCCTCGGCGCCGCCTCCCCAGGCGGCAAGACTTGCCCCGCAGCTGCTGGACATAAAGTTCACCCACATAGTAGAGTACTTTGTCCTTGCCAGTCTTATTTACTATGCCATGGCAAATACCGCGGAGATCCCTTTCAAATGGAAGGCCGCTTATACGGTGATGCTGACATATGTCTATGGCCTGACGGACGAGCTTCATCAGGCTTTTGTGCAGGGCAGGGGAGCCTCGCTCATCGATCCTTTTACAAATCTGGCGGCAGCCTGCCTGGCGGTTGGGGCGGTATACTATTTCAAAAAGAGGGCCGAAAGTGAGAAGCCCTAG
- the nadA gene encoding quinolinate synthase NadA yields MISKILDLKKKKNAVILAHNYQLPEVQDIADFVGDSLGLSIEASKTKADIIVFCGVHFMAETAKLLNPLKKVLMPEPLAGCPMANMADAAALKAAALKHPKAKIVCYINSTAKVKALSDICCTSGNAVEVVRSLGNEEVLFVPDQYLGSWVKEKLGTKMVLWPGFCNIHVKILPEHINEAKRSHPEALVMCHPECTPAVRALADVVASTSKMIEYPGDSVRANVRLPLQYIVGTEVGILHQLKKNYPGLSFYPAYENSICPNMKLTTLEKVLWCLEEENGEIKVDPGTAEKAVVCIRKMLDLGSKA; encoded by the coding sequence ATGATATCCAAGATCCTGGACCTTAAGAAAAAAAAGAATGCGGTTATCCTTGCGCACAACTACCAGCTCCCCGAGGTACAGGACATTGCGGATTTTGTGGGCGATTCTCTTGGATTGAGCATTGAAGCATCAAAGACAAAAGCGGATATCATAGTATTTTGCGGGGTTCATTTTATGGCAGAGACCGCCAAGCTTCTTAACCCGCTAAAAAAAGTGCTGATGCCTGAACCGCTTGCCGGCTGTCCTATGGCCAATATGGCAGATGCAGCGGCCCTTAAGGCTGCGGCGCTGAAACATCCAAAAGCAAAGATAGTCTGCTACATAAATTCGACCGCAAAAGTAAAGGCGCTGTCCGATATCTGCTGCACCTCCGGAAATGCGGTCGAAGTAGTGCGTTCGCTGGGGAATGAAGAGGTCCTTTTTGTCCCGGACCAGTATCTCGGCAGCTGGGTAAAGGAAAAACTGGGGACAAAGATGGTGCTCTGGCCAGGGTTTTGCAATATACATGTGAAGATACTTCCCGAACACATAAATGAGGCCAAAAGGAGTCACCCCGAAGCGCTTGTAATGTGCCATCCCGAATGCACTCCTGCCGTCAGAGCGCTTGCGGATGTAGTTGCCAGCACATCAAAGATGATCGAGTATCCTGGGGATTCAGTAAGGGCAAACGTCCGTTTGCCCTTACAATATATCGTCGGAACGGAAGTCGGGATCCTGCATCAGTTGAAGAAAAATTACCCCGGACTAAGTTTCTACCCCGCCTACGAGAACTCTATCTGCCCCAATATGAAGCTGACAACGCTTGAAAAGGTGCTCTGGTGCCTTGAGGAAGAAAACGGGGAGATAAAGGTGGATCCAGGGACAGCAGAAAAAGCCGTTGTTTGCATAAGAAAGATGCTCGATCTCGGCTCAAAAGCCTAG
- the mnmA gene encoding tRNA 2-thiouridine(34) synthase MnmA: MTTRRRKKVLAAMSGGVDSSVAAALLKKKGYDVIGITMQIWPLRSRAESRGSGLAPNFGGCCGISAVEDAKKVAKSLKIPHYVLNFREEFKKEVVDDFISEYRRGRTPNPCVICNQKIKFDLLINKADELGADHVATGHYASIVKNGKSFELKKGSDKKKDQSYFLYSMGKEALPRVLFPVGDTTKTKTRQIAKQLGLSIHDKKDSQEICFIEDNNYGRFLSDNIPGAISPGPIYNTEGVRVGMHKGIIFYTIGQRKGLGVQFGKPCYVLHIDPDSNSIVVGEEKYLMGKELIADNVKWLSIPAPKDDLQVKAKIRYNSEETEAKVVPLPNNECRVVFKSPVKAITPGQSVVFYKNNVVLGGAIIKERK; encoded by the coding sequence ATGACCACCCGCCGGCGTAAAAAAGTCCTTGCCGCAATGAGCGGCGGGGTGGATTCCTCCGTAGCGGCTGCTCTGCTAAAAAAGAAGGGTTATGACGTTATAGGCATAACCATGCAGATCTGGCCCCTTAGATCCCGAGCGGAGTCGAGGGGCTCGGGTCTAGCCCCTAATTTTGGCGGTTGCTGCGGGATATCTGCCGTTGAAGACGCGAAAAAAGTGGCGAAATCATTGAAGATCCCTCACTATGTCCTGAATTTCAGGGAAGAATTCAAAAAAGAGGTTGTCGATGACTTTATATCCGAGTACCGCCGCGGCAGGACGCCTAACCCCTGTGTTATCTGCAATCAAAAAATTAAATTCGACCTGCTGATCAACAAAGCTGACGAACTGGGCGCGGATCATGTGGCAACAGGGCATTACGCTTCGATCGTAAAGAACGGAAAAAGCTTTGAGCTGAAAAAAGGCTCTGACAAGAAAAAGGATCAGTCCTACTTTCTGTATTCGATGGGAAAGGAAGCGCTGCCAAGAGTGCTCTTCCCTGTTGGGGATACAACCAAGACAAAGACCCGGCAGATCGCAAAACAGCTCGGCCTTTCCATACATGACAAGAAGGACAGCCAGGAAATTTGCTTTATTGAAGATAATAACTACGGACGCTTTTTGTCCGATAATATCCCCGGGGCCATTTCCCCCGGGCCAATTTACAATACCGAAGGCGTTCGCGTTGGGATGCACAAAGGTATCATATTTTACACGATCGGACAGCGAAAGGGTCTGGGGGTACAGTTCGGAAAACCCTGCTATGTTCTGCATATCGACCCGGACTCTAATTCCATAGTTGTGGGCGAAGAAAAATATCTGATGGGGAAAGAACTGATCGCTGATAATGTAAAATGGCTGTCTATCCCCGCTCCAAAAGACGATCTGCAGGTAAAAGCAAAGATCAGATACAATAGCGAAGAAACCGAGGCAAAAGTGGTTCCTCTGCCAAACAATGAATGCCGGGTTGTCTTCAAGTCTCCGGTAAAAGCCATTACTCCCGGCCAGTCGGTCGTATTCTATAAGAACAATGTTGTTCTTGGCGGGGCTATAATAAAGGAAAGAAAATGA
- the nifU gene encoding Fe-S cluster assembly scaffold protein NifU: protein MPNYSEKVMDHFKNPRNVGVIESADGIGHVGNPVCGDIMELYIKVKDNIIQDAKFKTFGCGAAIATSSIMTELVKGKSIEEALNISNKAVVDALGGLPPVKLHCSVLAEEAFKSAVDDYLKKTTGKGLPGFKPHDDHPPA, encoded by the coding sequence ATGCCGAATTATTCCGAAAAAGTGATGGACCATTTTAAGAACCCGAGAAATGTCGGAGTAATTGAGAGTGCTGATGGAATAGGACATGTGGGGAACCCCGTCTGCGGGGATATAATGGAGCTTTATATAAAAGTAAAGGACAACATCATACAGGACGCTAAGTTCAAGACCTTTGGCTGCGGGGCGGCGATCGCTACAAGCTCTATAATGACCGAACTAGTAAAGGGAAAGTCGATCGAGGAGGCCTTAAACATTTCAAATAAAGCAGTGGTAGACGCCCTTGGCGGCCTTCCTCCGGTAAAACTTCATTGCTCCGTACTTGCCGAAGAAGCTTTCAAGTCGGCCGTGGACGATTATCTTAAGAAAACCACAGGAAAGGGCCTTCCGGGTTTTAAGCCACATGATGACCACCCGCCGGCGTAA
- the nifS gene encoding cysteine desulfurase NifS encodes MRQIYLDYAATTPAHPDVVAAMKPYYSEIFGNPSSIHSFGQEAKGAVEAARERVAELIKADTGEVVFTSGGTESDNFAVKGVAFANESKGDHIITTAIEHHAVEAPCEFLKKRGFGVTILPVDGEGLVSCEDVRKAITPKTILISVMHANNEIGTIQPIEEIGRIAKEKNIYFHTDAVQTAGALPIDVNKLNVDLLSMSAHKLYGPKGVGALYIRKGTKMVPFMHGGGQEKNRRGSTENVPGIVGFGKAAELAVAEMPQRTAHLIPLRDKLIKGLSKIDHIYFNGHPEKRLPNNVSFCFEYVEGESMLLNLDMEGIAASTGSACSSATLEPSHVLLAIGRPHEIAHGSIRFTLGRLTTAEDIDYVLDVFPKIVAKLRKMSPLYKG; translated from the coding sequence ATGAGACAAATATATCTTGATTACGCTGCAACCACCCCTGCCCATCCAGATGTTGTTGCGGCAATGAAGCCTTATTACAGTGAGATATTCGGCAACCCGTCATCCATTCATTCATTCGGCCAGGAAGCCAAGGGGGCCGTAGAGGCCGCTCGTGAAAGGGTTGCTGAATTAATAAAGGCCGATACCGGCGAGGTCGTTTTTACCTCCGGAGGTACAGAATCCGACAATTTTGCCGTAAAGGGTGTTGCCTTCGCAAACGAAAGTAAAGGCGATCACATAATAACCACAGCTATAGAGCATCATGCCGTCGAAGCCCCTTGTGAATTCTTAAAGAAAAGAGGTTTTGGAGTAACAATCCTTCCCGTAGACGGGGAAGGCCTGGTCTCTTGCGAGGATGTCAGAAAAGCTATCACGCCTAAGACTATTCTGATATCTGTCATGCACGCGAACAATGAAATAGGAACTATACAGCCTATTGAAGAGATCGGAAGGATCGCAAAAGAAAAAAACATTTATTTTCACACCGACGCTGTCCAGACCGCAGGGGCCCTTCCCATTGATGTGAATAAATTGAATGTTGACCTGCTTTCCATGTCAGCGCACAAATTGTACGGGCCAAAAGGTGTTGGCGCCCTGTACATTAGAAAAGGCACAAAAATGGTCCCGTTCATGCACGGAGGCGGCCAGGAAAAGAACCGCAGAGGTTCAACAGAGAATGTCCCAGGGATAGTCGGCTTTGGAAAAGCCGCGGAGCTGGCCGTAGCTGAAATGCCGCAAAGGACTGCTCATCTTATACCTTTGAGGGACAAATTGATCAAAGGGCTTTCAAAGATAGACCATATCTATTTTAACGGGCACCCGGAAAAGAGACTACCTAACAATGTCAGTTTTTGTTTTGAATATGTCGAGGGCGAATCTATGCTGCTTAATCTTGACATGGAAGGCATCGCCGCCTCAACAGGCTCGGCCTGTTCTTCGGCTACGCTTGAGCCCTCACACGTCCTTTTAGCGATTGGACGTCCGCATGAGATAGCACATGGGTCTATTAGGTTCACATTGGGGAGATTAACAACGGCAGAAGATATCGATTATGTATTGGATGTGTTCCCGAAAATTGTTGCAAAATTACGAAAAATGTCCCCGTTGTACAAGGGGTAA
- a CDS encoding Rrf2 family transcriptional regulator — protein sequence MKLTTKGEYAVRTLIYLLHNSAAGPVQIRNISVNEGISKNYIEQIFMGLRKGGILKSLRGPSGGYVFARSPKKISIGDIIRCVEGPVHLALCSSGKPCSRMSGCRSYPVWKKINKKIEAVLDSVKLGDL from the coding sequence ATGAAGCTGACAACAAAGGGAGAATATGCGGTCAGGACTCTCATATACCTGTTGCACAATTCGGCGGCCGGTCCGGTGCAGATAAGGAATATATCCGTAAATGAAGGCATATCAAAGAATTATATTGAACAGATTTTCATGGGCCTGCGCAAAGGTGGCATATTGAAGAGCTTGAGGGGCCCGTCCGGTGGCTATGTTTTTGCCAGAAGCCCAAAAAAAATATCTATCGGGGATATTATCAGATGTGTTGAAGGCCCTGTCCATTTGGCACTTTGCTCATCGGGAAAGCCCTGCTCCCGCATGTCCGGCTGCAGGTCTTACCCGGTCTGGAAGAAGATCAATAAAAAGATAGAGGCCGTGCTTGATTCGGTCAAATTGGGGGATCTGTAA
- the gpmI gene encoding 2,3-bisphosphoglycerate-independent phosphoglycerate mutase yields MENKKVYLCILDGFAIGKEDDSNAIYRAIKLGKAPFIADLFKKPYAKLECSGLAVGLPAGTMGNSEVNHLNMGAGRVVYQSIERINVAIEDGSFFKNEALLKAVEKAKNNYSAIHLMGILQGHGGTVHGSIKHLFALLELIKKNSLTRCFIHLFTDGRDTNPKAAGEIYLKMFEDKINELGLEKIVQIATVMGRELAMDRDTAWDKTLKALKAVALGIGEHKAQNARQAIEESYKRGDTDEFIRPTIIANYQGMKPEDSVIYFNFRQDRTIQLTTAFCEKDEKFFNYKKGTKPIQPALFKEILELQKIINGITFVAMTEYYPGLHCLTAFPEKEIPDTVGEVVSKAGLKQLRLAGPEKFAHVTAWFSGRRAEPFPGEDRHLAQDLTLKERTQEGKHYDWVPEMTCYLETDYSLKAIESGEYSLVVHNFQNGDMVGHTGNLDAATEAIGHVSKCLEKLVPAWTSKGGVFIITADHGNADEMAFHSKKEDIVSTQHSLNKVPFWAVGLAAGLNLKDKGIIPDIGPTVTELMGLKKPQDMKASSLISNG; encoded by the coding sequence GTGGAAAACAAAAAAGTCTATCTCTGCATCCTTGACGGCTTTGCCATCGGCAAAGAAGACGATTCAAATGCGATTTACCGCGCCATCAAACTTGGCAAAGCTCCTTTTATAGCGGACCTTTTCAAAAAGCCATATGCAAAACTTGAGTGTTCAGGTCTTGCTGTAGGCCTTCCCGCGGGAACGATGGGGAATTCCGAGGTCAACCATCTTAACATGGGAGCGGGAAGGGTTGTTTATCAGTCAATTGAACGGATCAATGTTGCAATCGAGGACGGAAGCTTTTTCAAGAACGAAGCCCTTCTTAAAGCTGTAGAAAAAGCCAAAAATAATTATTCCGCTATCCATCTTATGGGAATATTGCAGGGTCACGGAGGCACGGTCCACGGAAGCATAAAACATCTTTTTGCGCTCCTTGAGCTGATAAAGAAGAACTCCCTGACAAGATGCTTTATACATTTGTTCACTGACGGCAGGGATACGAACCCAAAGGCCGCCGGCGAGATCTATCTTAAAATGTTTGAGGACAAAATAAACGAACTCGGCCTTGAAAAAATTGTGCAAATAGCAACTGTCATGGGGCGGGAACTTGCAATGGACAGGGATACTGCCTGGGACAAAACGCTTAAAGCTCTGAAAGCGGTAGCGCTTGGGATAGGTGAGCACAAAGCGCAAAACGCAAGACAGGCGATAGAGGAATCGTACAAAAGAGGGGATACGGATGAATTCATAAGACCGACGATAATCGCCAACTATCAGGGAATGAAGCCCGAGGATTCCGTAATATACTTTAATTTTCGCCAGGACCGCACCATTCAGCTGACAACGGCGTTCTGCGAAAAGGACGAAAAATTTTTCAATTACAAAAAGGGGACAAAACCCATTCAACCGGCGCTCTTTAAGGAAATACTGGAGCTGCAAAAGATCATTAACGGCATAACCTTTGTCGCCATGACAGAATATTACCCGGGGCTGCACTGCCTGACAGCTTTTCCGGAAAAAGAGATCCCGGATACAGTGGGGGAGGTCGTATCAAAAGCCGGCTTGAAGCAGCTGCGGCTTGCCGGGCCCGAAAAATTTGCCCATGTTACCGCCTGGTTCTCCGGCAGAAGGGCTGAACCTTTCCCCGGAGAGGACCGGCATCTGGCACAGGACCTGACGCTAAAAGAAAGGACCCAGGAGGGCAAGCATTATGACTGGGTCCCGGAAATGACCTGTTACCTCGAAACGGATTATTCCCTTAAAGCGATAGAAAGCGGCGAGTATTCACTTGTTGTCCATAATTTTCAGAACGGGGATATGGTCGGGCACACAGGAAATCTTGATGCGGCCACAGAAGCAATAGGGCATGTTTCAAAATGCCTCGAAAAGCTTGTTCCCGCATGGACCTCAAAGGGCGGCGTTTTCATAATCACCGCAGATCACGGCAACGCGGACGAAATGGCCTTCCATTCAAAAAAAGAAGACATAGTCAGCACCCAGCATTCTTTGAACAAAGTGCCTTTCTGGGCAGTAGGGCTTGCCGCTGGGCTGAATCTTAAGGATAAAGGCATCATTCCCGACATAGGCCCCACTGTCACAGAACTGATGGGTCTAAAGAAACCGCAGGATATGAAGGCATCTTCTCTTATTTCTAACGGTTAG
- the typA gene encoding translational GTPase TypA: protein MTRIINIAIIAHVDHGKTTLTDHILRQGGAFSEREEVPELVMDSNDLERERGITIFSKNCSIRYKDHKINIVDTPGHADFGSEVERVLKMVDSVLLLVDAKEGPMPQTKFVLSKSLKLGLKPIVVINKIDKKGQRANKVMDMIFDLFVKLDATDEQLDFPVVYTISKLGVAKYGLEDDNKDLTPLFETILKHIKPYPDKSQSPLQLQVANLSYNEYLGRVAIGRISSGKLEKAANIAVSRRNGSLENAKITKISVFEGLHEVEVESAECGDIVAVAGIPEITIGETICNIEDPRPLPLLQIDEPTLTMEFLVNDSPFSGKEGKYVTTRHLKERLERELQTNVGLKVEDIGGADGFKVSGRGELHLSILLEQMRREGYEIAVSQPEVIFKTVHGEKMEPIEQAVISVPEEFAGVVIEKLGKRKGEMQDMNVRNSVTTMTYLVPTRGLLGFRAEFIMDTKGEGILNHAFFRYERFKGEISRRQNGVLISGENGRSVAYALDNLQDRGRLFIGAGVNVYEGMIIGENSRSQDMSVNPCKEKKLTNMRAAGSDDLVKLTPPIKLTLEQALEFINNDELVEITPASIRLRKKLLKENERKRGKKD from the coding sequence ATGACAAGAATAATCAATATAGCAATAATTGCGCATGTTGACCATGGGAAAACCACCCTTACCGATCACATCCTTCGCCAGGGCGGAGCTTTTTCCGAAAGGGAAGAAGTTCCGGAGTTGGTCATGGACAGCAATGACCTTGAGAGGGAAAGAGGCATAACCATCTTTTCCAAGAACTGCTCTATCAGATACAAAGACCACAAGATAAACATTGTGGACACACCGGGACATGCTGACTTTGGCTCCGAGGTCGAACGAGTACTTAAAATGGTGGACAGCGTGCTTTTGCTGGTAGATGCAAAAGAAGGCCCGATGCCACAGACCAAATTCGTCCTTTCAAAATCGCTTAAGCTCGGATTAAAGCCGATAGTTGTCATAAACAAGATAGACAAAAAAGGTCAGAGGGCAAATAAGGTCATGGACATGATCTTTGATCTGTTCGTCAAGCTCGACGCAACTGATGAGCAGCTCGATTTTCCGGTGGTGTATACGATCTCGAAGCTGGGCGTGGCCAAGTATGGTCTGGAAGATGACAATAAAGACCTTACGCCCCTGTTCGAGACCATTCTAAAGCACATAAAACCTTATCCGGACAAAAGCCAAAGCCCCCTCCAGCTCCAGGTGGCCAATCTTTCCTATAACGAGTACCTTGGCAGGGTCGCCATAGGCAGGATAAGCAGCGGCAAACTTGAAAAAGCCGCGAACATAGCCGTCAGCAGAAGGAACGGCTCTCTTGAGAATGCGAAAATAACCAAGATCTCCGTCTTTGAGGGATTGCACGAAGTTGAGGTGGAAAGCGCGGAATGCGGGGATATTGTTGCGGTTGCCGGTATCCCGGAAATAACCATTGGGGAAACCATCTGCAATATCGAGGACCCAAGGCCTCTTCCTCTGCTGCAAATAGACGAGCCCACCCTTACCATGGAGTTTTTGGTCAATGATTCTCCCTTTTCGGGAAAAGAAGGCAAATATGTCACGACCAGACACCTAAAGGAAAGGCTGGAGAGGGAGCTTCAGACAAATGTCGGACTTAAGGTAGAAGATATCGGAGGAGCCGACGGCTTTAAGGTGTCCGGAAGGGGAGAGCTGCACCTTTCCATCCTTCTGGAGCAGATGAGGAGAGAAGGCTATGAGATAGCGGTTTCCCAGCCGGAAGTCATCTTTAAGACTGTTCACGGCGAAAAAATGGAGCCTATAGAGCAGGCGGTCATAAGCGTTCCCGAAGAATTTGCGGGGGTTGTAATAGAAAAGCTCGGGAAGAGAAAAGGCGAAATGCAGGACATGAACGTCAGGAATTCGGTGACGACCATGACCTATCTTGTCCCAACAAGGGGACTGCTGGGGTTCAGGGCCGAATTTATTATGGATACAAAAGGAGAGGGGATACTGAACCACGCCTTTTTTCGGTACGAACGATTTAAGGGAGAGATATCCCGCAGGCAGAATGGGGTCCTGATATCCGGAGAGAACGGGCGTTCCGTTGCCTATGCCCTGGACAACCTGCAGGACAGAGGAAGGCTTTTTATCGGAGCCGGGGTAAATGTATACGAAGGAATGATAATCGGGGAGAACTCGAGGTCTCAGGACATGTCGGTAAATCCCTGCAAAGAAAAGAAACTGACCAATATGAGAGCGGCGGGTTCCGACGATCTTGTAAAACTGACCCCTCCGATCAAACTGACGCTGGAGCAGGCGCTGGAATTTATCAACAATGATGAGCTGGTGGAGATAACCCCGGCAAGCATCAGGCTTAGGAAAAAACTTCTGAAAGAGAACGAAAGAAAAAGAGGCAAGAAGGATTAA
- a CDS encoding phosphoenolpyruvate carboxykinase (GTP), with translation MKHKKLQAWIKQMAAMCSPDKIVWIDGGEEEKARLEAEAFKTGELLMLDQEKLPGCVYHRTAVNDVARTEHLTYICTKTRGEAGPNNNWMAPKKAYKKASEIFKGSMKGRTMYVIPFSMGPVGSEFSKIGVEITDSIYVVLNMRIMTRIGKKVLEKLGARGSFTKCLHSKADLNIDRRLILHFPQDNTIWSVGSGYGGNVLLGKKCLSLRIGSYLAQKEGWMAEHMLIMGVESPDGYITYIAAAFPSACGKTNLAMLVPPEGLRCKGYRIWTVGDDIAWMRIDSDGTLWAVNPEAGFFGVAPGTNTKTNPNAMATIRKNTIFTNVLLKPDLTVWWEDGDPPVPDEGINWEGKTWKPGMTDGNGKKVFGAHPNARFTVPASQCPSITNRLEQHHGVPISAIVFGGRRARVAPLVYEAFHWQHGVYVGATMASERTAAQYGKQGEVRRDPMAMLPFCGYNMDKYFSHWLKMGKKMVSSPKIFHVNWFRQDENGDFMWPGFGENLRVLEWIIDRCRQKVKAVESPIGYLPDPEDIDLTGLDISLEKMKKLLSIDKSEWAVELESQKEFLRSFGRGLPKELWREHEGLKKRLAKA, from the coding sequence ATGAAGCACAAAAAACTCCAGGCCTGGATAAAACAGATGGCTGCCATGTGCTCTCCGGACAAGATAGTCTGGATTGACGGCGGCGAAGAAGAAAAAGCCCGGCTCGAAGCCGAGGCTTTTAAGACCGGGGAACTGCTTATGCTTGACCAGGAAAAGCTTCCGGGCTGCGTCTATCACAGGACGGCAGTTAACGATGTGGCCAGGACAGAACATCTTACTTATATCTGCACAAAAACCAGAGGCGAGGCCGGCCCCAACAATAACTGGATGGCGCCTAAAAAGGCCTATAAAAAAGCTTCCGAAATATTCAAAGGCTCAATGAAAGGCCGTACCATGTATGTGATACCTTTCAGCATGGGTCCGGTCGGTTCGGAGTTTTCCAAGATAGGGGTGGAGATAACAGACAGTATCTATGTTGTCCTTAACATGAGGATAATGACAAGAATAGGCAAGAAGGTGCTCGAGAAACTCGGCGCCAGAGGGAGTTTTACTAAGTGTCTTCACAGCAAGGCCGATCTGAATATCGACCGCAGGCTGATACTTCACTTTCCACAGGACAATACCATCTGGAGCGTTGGCTCAGGTTATGGCGGCAATGTTTTGCTGGGCAAAAAATGTCTCTCTCTTAGGATCGGCAGCTATCTTGCCCAAAAAGAAGGCTGGATGGCCGAGCATATGCTGATAATGGGAGTAGAATCTCCGGACGGTTATATTACCTATATTGCCGCCGCTTTCCCCAGCGCCTGCGGAAAGACCAATCTGGCCATGCTTGTTCCTCCCGAGGGACTGCGCTGCAAAGGGTACAGGATCTGGACCGTGGGAGATGATATAGCCTGGATGAGAATTGATTCCGACGGCACTCTCTGGGCAGTGAACCCGGAAGCCGGATTTTTTGGGGTTGCCCCGGGAACCAACACAAAAACAAATCCCAATGCGATGGCAACTATAAGGAAGAATACTATTTTCACAAATGTTCTTCTTAAGCCGGATCTCACGGTCTGGTGGGAGGACGGGGACCCTCCGGTGCCCGACGAAGGCATCAACTGGGAAGGAAAGACCTGGAAACCCGGGATGACGGACGGGAACGGAAAGAAAGTGTTCGGGGCTCATCCTAACGCAAGATTCACGGTGCCGGCAAGCCAGTGTCCGTCCATAACCAACCGGCTTGAGCAGCATCACGGGGTCCCGATCTCTGCCATAGTGTTCGGGGGAAGAAGGGCCCGGGTAGCGCCGCTTGTGTATGAGGCCTTTCACTGGCAGCACGGTGTTTATGTTGGGGCGACCATGGCATCAGAGCGCACAGCGGCACAGTACGGCAAGCAGGGGGAGGTAAGGCGCGACCCCATGGCTATGCTTCCGTTTTGCGGATACAACATGGACAAATATTTTTCCCACTGGCTGAAAATGGGAAAGAAAATGGTATCCAGCCCCAAGATCTTCCATGTGAACTGGTTCAGACAGGATGAGAACGGCGATTTTATGTGGCCCGGTTTCGGCGAAAATCTGCGGGTGCTTGAGTGGATAATCGACAGGTGCAGACAAAAAGTAAAAGCAGTGGAATCTCCTATAGGTTATCTCCCGGACCCAGAAGATATTGACCTTACCGGACTGGATATTTCGCTGGAAAAGATGAAAAAGCTTCTTTCCATAGACAAGAGCGAATGGGCTGTCGAGTTGGAAAGCCAGAAGGAATTCCTCAGATCGTTTGGAAGAGGCCTGCCTAAAGAATTGTGGAGAGAACACGAGGGGCTCAAAAAGAGGCTTGCCAAAGCTTAA